TTTGTCGGTCTGCTGAAGCAGGGAAAGCGCCGTTCAAAACGGTGCTTTGGCAAAAAACCGCATGCCGCGACCGCCGTCGGGGTGACGCAGACGTAGTTCCTGTGCATGCAGCATCATACGCGCATAGCGCTCTGCGCCTTCGGAATAAAACGGGTCGCCAATGATCGGGTGGCCTAGGGCTGTCATATGGACGCGCAACTGGTGGCTGCGCCCTGTATGGGGCATCAGACGCACGCGGCTTTCTGTTTCGTCGGCTTTGACGCGCTTGAACGTGGTTATCGCCTGCTTGCCGGTCTCGTGGCAGACCATCTGTCGCGGGCGGTTGGGCCAGTCGACGATCAGCGGCAGGTCGATTTCGCCTTCTTCTTGGTCAAGATGCCCATGAACCCGCGCGATATAGGTTTTCTTGACCTGTCGCTTTTCAAATTGCAGGCCAAGGTGGCGTTGCGCATGCGGGGTGGCGGCGAATATCATCACGCCCGAGGTGTCGCGATCAAGCCGATGCACCAGAAGTGCTGTTGGAAAGGCCGTTTCGATCCGCGCCAACAGGCAGTCGGCCAGGTGATCGCCTTTGCCGGGCACAGACAACAGCCCCGCCGGTTTGACCACGGCAATCAACTCATGATCTTCATGCAAGACCTCAAGCGGGTCGGTGGGGGGCGTGTAGCTGTCGTTCATGGCCTGCGGTCTAGCCTGTGAATCTGTCCGCGGCAACCCAACGTCAGCCTTGCCATGGGCAAGGCGCGGGCGGCACTCTGTGGGGGAAGAGGAGACCAAAATGCACCCAACGATTGCCAAGATGAAAGAGGTCGTTGCTTCGGGCGATGACAGCAAGATCATTGAACTTCTAGCGCCGGATGTGACCTTCCTGCCGCCGACCTATTGGGCCAGCTGGACCGGAGCCGAGCCGGTGGCGGCGGTTTTGGGACATGTTGGACAGGTGTTTTCCGATTTCACCTATCGCCGGGTGATGGGGGATGGGAAAGACTGGGCGTTGGAGTTTCAATGCAAGGTGGGCGAATTTGATGCGGTGGGCGTTGACCTGATCACGTTGAACGACGCAGGGCAGATCGAGGTGTTCGAGGTGGTGATGCGCCCGCTCAAAACCATCTCGGCACTGCGCGATGCGATGATGGCGCGGATCAAACGCGACGCGCGGTTCATTGAATACAGCAAGGCATTGGGCTAAGGCGCGCGCCTCTTGCAGAGCGGTGCAAAACGCGCTTTGCTGAGGGGATGAGCAACTCGAACGATGATCTCGATGCGGTCTATGGGCTGAAAACGCCCGAAGACCACCGCCGCCACTATGACGGTTGGGCCGACAGCTATGACAGCGGTTTCGCCGCCGATATGGACTATAGACTGCCCGAGCGCGTGGCCGCTGCCTTTGCGGCAGACGCCCCGGCGGGCCCGGTGCTTGACCTTGGGGCTGGAACGGGGCTGGTGGGTGTGGCCCTTGCCGAGCTGGGTATCGGACCCGTTGACGGCACCGATATTTCGCCGGAGATGCTGAAAACAGCGGCGGGTAAAGCGGTTTATCGAAACCTGTTTGAGGGCGATATTCTGAGCCGCCTGCCGGTTGCGGACGACAGTTATGGCAGCGCCATCAGCACCGGCACGTTCACCAACGGTCATGTCGGGCCCGAGGCGATTGACGAAGTGTTGCGCGTGGTGCGCCCCGGCGGCCTTATCGCAATTTCGGTCAATGCCGAGCATTGGCAACAGGCCGGTTTCGAGGCGAAATTCGACGCGTTGCAATCCGGTTTGATCAGCGGCTTGCGCCTGTCCCGCGTGCGCATTTATGGCCAAGGGGCAACTGGTCCTCATGCCAATGATGACGGGTTGATCGTGCTGTTTCGACCGGTCTGATACCCTTCGGGTTCTTTTATGGCGAAAATACCCAAATACCGACCTCGTCGATCATGCATAGGGTGCACTCCGTGCGCGAGGTCTGATCTTGTCTAGGGCCGAGCGAAGCGAGGCCCCCCCGGCGACGCCGTAGGCGGCGCAACCCATTGAGGCAGTTGACTCCGTCAGGCGGGGCAAGGCCTCAACCTTCAGGCAGCACCTTGCCGGGGTTGAGGATGCCATTGGGGTCAAGGGCAGCTTTGATCGCGCGCATCGCGCCGAGGGCGACCGCATTTTTGCGACGTGCCATTGAGGGCAGCTTAGACGTTCCGATCCCGTGTTCAGCCGAAAAACTTCCGCCGAGGCCAAGCACGATATCTTCGATTTGCTCCATCATTGTGCTGGCGAGCCGGTCATCCTGACGGGAAAACTGCACCGTGTAATGCACATTGCCGTCGCCCAGGTGTGACACGATGTTGACGCCGGACTCTGGGTCGATCTCTTTGCGTTTTGCGTCGGCGCGGGCGAGGAAAGTCGGGACTTTGTCGAGGGCGACACAAACATCATGGATCTGGCGAAAAGGATGCGACATCGAGACTTCGGCAGCGGCTTCGCGGCGTTCCCACATCTCGCGGCGCTGGGCTTCGTTTTGGGCAACCACGGCATCAACAACTGCGCCGGTTTCAAACATATCTCCCAGCACCTCTTCGAGCAGGACGGCAATTGGTGTGCGCCCGTCCGGGCCGGGCTCAGCCGCATCATGAGAGGTGGCGCCAAGTTCGATCAACAGGTTGATCTCATGCGGGGCGCCAAAGGGCTCGCGCGCGCCGGTGATGACGCGCAGGTGGTCTTCGATATAGGCGCGCGGCATATACTCGAACGCTTCGACGGCGCCGCCCGAGGCCTCTTGTAGCCGGTTGAGCAGATCGAGCGCACCCTCGAGCGCCGGGACGGCGACCATGGCCGTGGCATAGGCGCGGGGCTTCGGGACCAGCTTGAGAACCGCGGCGGTAATAATCCCGAGCGTGCCTTCGGCACCAATCAGCAGGTGTTTGAGGTTGTAGCCCGAGTTGTCCTTGTGCAGTTCCGACATCAGGTCCATCACCTCGCCGGTTGGCAGCACCGCTTCGATGCCCAGCACCAGATCGCGGGTATTGCCATAGCGCAGCACGTTCGAGCCGCCCGCATTGGTCGACAGGTTGCCGCCGATCATGGCCGAACCCTGCGCACCGAAGGTGAGCGGAAAGAGCAGCCCATGTTCTTCGGCCGCCGCACGGATCGAGGCGAGAACCACGCCAGCTTCGACCACGGCGAGGCGGGCATCGGGGCGTATCTCGCGAATGGAGTTCATGCGTTCGAGCGACACC
This genomic window from Rhodobacteraceae bacterium D3-12 contains:
- a CDS encoding FAD-binding oxidoreductase produces the protein MIDRLRAIVGTDQVLQGGDMDRFSHDFTRAYDWAPLAVVRPANTGEVSAIVKLANELGTPVVPVSGNTGLAGGARADGAIMVSLERMNSIREIRPDARLAVVEAGVVLASIRAAAEEHGLLFPLTFGAQGSAMIGGNLSTNAGGSNVLRYGNTRDLVLGIEAVLPTGEVMDLMSELHKDNSGYNLKHLLIGAEGTLGIITAAVLKLVPKPRAYATAMVAVPALEGALDLLNRLQEASGGAVEAFEYMPRAYIEDHLRVITGAREPFGAPHEINLLIELGATSHDAAEPGPDGRTPIAVLLEEVLGDMFETGAVVDAVVAQNEAQRREMWERREAAAEVSMSHPFRQIHDVCVALDKVPTFLARADAKRKEIDPESGVNIVSHLGDGNVHYTVQFSRQDDRLASTMMEQIEDIVLGLGGSFSAEHGIGTSKLPSMARRKNAVALGAMRAIKAALDPNGILNPGKVLPEG
- a CDS encoding RluA family pseudouridine synthase; this encodes MNDSYTPPTDPLEVLHEDHELIAVVKPAGLLSVPGKGDHLADCLLARIETAFPTALLVHRLDRDTSGVMIFAATPHAQRHLGLQFEKRQVKKTYIARVHGHLDQEEGEIDLPLIVDWPNRPRQMVCHETGKQAITTFKRVKADETESRVRLMPHTGRSHQLRVHMTALGHPIIGDPFYSEGAERYARMMLHAQELRLRHPDGGRGMRFFAKAPF
- a CDS encoding class I SAM-dependent methyltransferase encodes the protein MSNSNDDLDAVYGLKTPEDHRRHYDGWADSYDSGFAADMDYRLPERVAAAFAADAPAGPVLDLGAGTGLVGVALAELGIGPVDGTDISPEMLKTAAGKAVYRNLFEGDILSRLPVADDSYGSAISTGTFTNGHVGPEAIDEVLRVVRPGGLIAISVNAEHWQQAGFEAKFDALQSGLISGLRLSRVRIYGQGATGPHANDDGLIVLFRPV
- a CDS encoding nuclear transport factor 2 family protein, which produces MHPTIAKMKEVVASGDDSKIIELLAPDVTFLPPTYWASWTGAEPVAAVLGHVGQVFSDFTYRRVMGDGKDWALEFQCKVGEFDAVGVDLITLNDAGQIEVFEVVMRPLKTISALRDAMMARIKRDARFIEYSKALG